The genomic segment agaacaaaataataagatactctcactcacacaaccaaagtgaacagtgttggggatcaccagcttgaacaaggtttgaaacccttgtccaaaagcttaattccccctaacttaagcactaagggatctctctcagattttggaaatgctttctggaattatcaagcctcaaggtgtttctagccaagtgctctaatggatagaaatattgtgtctttaaagtgagctataggctcctatttatagagtttggagacaccatttgaatttcaaattccaccaacccccatggctgttaccaatgtttaattgggttaatatggaattaaatatgagatttgggagttatttgggttttttgagcagttcaacaaatattgaaaaaactgaaaaaatggtcagttttggcctgtggccacggccagagacattagtggccgcggccaccaacatttagtggtcgcggccactgaccattttcagcacttaaaaatgtgttgtttttccaaacggttgcaaaccctcccaaatgattttgtaactcccaaaacacattattggggttaaaatcatatctctaacagccatttcacatatggctttatgaaatttatctcaatattgtgtaacaccaaatttacacaataaagggtaatatttggaagttacaaatttgtaacaccaaatatgttacattatttggatatatctcatatatctaaatattataactctctattatatgttacaatatataacactctttgtcacatttatttaatctaaaaaattatgagtagcagtaccctacccatgatttggagttggcagcggtggtattcgctcTAAAAGTTTGGGGACATTATTGATATGGAGAAAAGTGatagatatacaccgatcataagagcttgaagtatttcttcacctagaaggacttgaatatgaggcagaggcgttggctggagttggtaaaggactatgattgtgatatcctttaccacccagggaaagccaatgtagtggcagacacgttgagccggaggggcacGGGACAATTATTTAACTCTACacagatatcaaaggagttggcagtGGAGATGGCTATagcaaggatagagctggttgtgggccggttggccaatattaccttacagtcgacccttctagagaggataagagagggtcagacgGATGATACATAGTTCCAGGAAGTTAGAAGGaatgtcctagctagagtgggtaaggactattccatttcagagaccgGTTTACTACGATATAAGGGTCAAATTTGTGTTCCGACAGatgtgggtattagacgagagatatttgATGAAACCCATACTACACTGTACTCCCTCCATcgaggcaccacgaagatgtatcaagatctacggaccttatattggtggcttggggtgaagaaggatgtagtggagtacgtggccaagtgtttaaccttttagtaggtgaaggctgagcatcaacaaCCAGCGGGGCTGCTACagtctttgggtattcctgagtggaaatgggaagatattactatggattttgtgggaggtttaccaagGACAATGGGGctacatgactcagtgtgggtgtaGTAGACAGATACataaagtcagctcactttctaccattGAAGACGACCTATAATGTGGATCAGTACGCGaagttgtacgtgagggagattgtacatctccatggggttcccaaatctatagtatcagatcgggatcccatatttaccttcAATTTTTGGGGTGGATTACAGAAGGCTATGGAGactcaattgaagtttagtacagcatttcatcctcagacagatggacagtatgagaggacgattcaggtactggaagacatgcttagggtgTGTATTatactttgaggggtcttggagtaactacattccgttgattgaattttcatacaacaacaattatcaatcaatgattggagtagctccataagagatgttgtatggaaggagatgtagatcgcccattcattgggatgagatgggtgagagaaagtatttgggaccggagatggttcagaagactaatgaagttattgagaagatccgagcttgaATGCTCACTTCCCAGAAcaaacagaaaagctacgctgatcctaagcgtagggacgtggagttccaggtaggggatcgcgtgtttctgcgagtgtcaccactacgaggggtgacgaggtttgggaaaaagggcaagttgagccctaaatTCATaagaccattcgagatcctggaaaggatcgggcaAGTGGCCCATAGATTGGCTCTACCATCATCGTTATCAGGGGTACGTCTCAGATATGACTCATGTTctgaagtatgaggatttggagttgtaGACAGAGGATTTGGAGTTGTagacaggaaagataaggttctacggaacaagacgattcctctagtcaaagtgttatggaggaataacatGGTCGATGAAGCAACCTTGGAGCTTAAGTCagctatgcgagatcagtatcccgaattatttaggtaaattttgcggatgaaattctcagtaggaggggatagttgtaacgacccaaaattgttaATAGGGCTTAGTTCCTCGATTaacgtgccgagagggcataattgatttatatgtgtgtttaattggttaaatgcatgactatatggcatgcatgattaatatgattatatgaatatattatatgcatgtttatgagtattaaatatgcatgtgatcCCTTTagtgttcataagggcatatttgtaattttggcccgttaagggcataaatgtgattttatgtgatatatggttgagatcacattatgatgtggatatatttgcagtatatggctcgagacggtcctagtgagtagattagcgaaatagttacagcggggtttaatacccggctcgggggagccttggggtattttgggaatttagagaatactttgggatttattgagtagtgaataagtatttggtaattatttggataCAACAGGATTAATTGGTGGATGGTAGGAACAcctgaggaattagtgggaatcgggaaatgaccattctacccttagaGGTAATTGAAGGGCTGGGTTAGTGTTAAGGGGCACTCCATAAGTTTCTAAGTGATAACCAGAAAGTAGTGGAACCTCTCAACACACTCTCTCACCCTCTCACTCATGATTCTTTCTATCTCTCTCCCTCTTGTGTTGAGACTTGAGTTTGCTGAAGGAAAAGGCTTGGTTTAAGCTGGATTTGAGCTAAATTTTAGGCTAGTTCAAGCTAAGGAAGACCAAAGCTAATATCCATCAAGGATTTCTGAGGAGTTTAGAACATCAATTTTGGTAAGAATTCTAGTTCTAATCTGTTGAATTTGGCTGAGTTAGTGGGGAGTTTATAACTTGTGTAAATTGtgggttttggttgaatttgagtgTCTAATAGgagtaagaattgattatgaGTTTGGTATAATGTTTAGACCAAAtggatgggaattctaggctTAAATTCAGGTTTGGCTGTTGGTTTGGGGTGTGAATTGAGGTTAGGCTCGAGGAGAAATGTTGAGAAAATGGAGAATTTTTTGGGTTTAGGGGCTCGgatcgtggccctgttcttcatgCGCTACGACCTGCATGAATGTTGGAGGCAGGGAGCCTCTGTTTACCAGGCGCGCCGCGACTCGGAGGAGAGCAGGTCGCGGCACATGTCCCCCATCGGGGAGGATTGAGCCTTTGTCCAAGGGGCGGGccacgaccctcaagggcaagttgcGGTCCTAAATGGGAAATCAGGGGAAATAAGGCTTAAGGCTCGGAGAGACTAATATTTGttccctaagtatttatttggattagaaatttatGAGTACCCAttggcattgtgactaggtttatcgccaaggctcgggactggggatcgtgctcgagatcgtTCTATATTCTTCGCTcgggattcaaggtaagaaaacttatcccatgtggttgtgtttgggactaggGTTCCCTGTATCTGGATATATGTGTTATTATCTGAAATGTGAAAGTGCGGCCTAAGGGAGTCAGGGCTGACGATTAGGGCATTGGACGCATCTTGGCCACtacgagccggggtcagctaaataaacaatggactcggcctaagcaagcTGGGGTCGGCTTagtaaatagagggctcggcctaagggtgttgacCCTGAGCATTTGTATTACTGGTTAAAATATAttcttgaaaatacatgtttactaTTATTAGCTTGATGCTTATATTTTGTTGAATTTCTGAATGACTGTATTAAGGTTGATTGGATGCTATTACtatatatgtgtttgttgtttatggttttcttgctgggccttggcacatgggtgctacgtggtgcaggtaaaggcaaaggaaaactggaccaaccacgagttggagagctctgggggcgaggtgtacatagttagctgctcgtctgccacagccgagggaaagtacatggacagagccctaaaacttgtatttttccatcagagtggcttttgattgtattaaacttttgagggttgtaaattatcacttataccatgtttttgggatcccatgtaccaaacatctattttaaagaaaattaactgtttgtgatcaaaatcttttaaccctaatctgatagttgactttaggaacacgttattgttcaaatgacttgattagcaagtatttcactatttcaaacacacagcgtaacggtcttggttatccagggcgttacatggccTGACCTTTTTAAAAGTGTCAGACCTTGAGGAAGCCCAAACGTCTCCCCTCGAATACGTCCCGTAAGATTACTCCTCTCAGTTTAAGTCTCCACTATCCAAGaacgagtgaagacttggggagCAAATGTTTTCCATTTATCATCGAGTGACACATGGCATGCATTAGGAGTAATCTAGTGACCATGAAAGTTGATTAAGCTTCTGGGAACTTTCCTAGAGCCCTCGAAAGGAAGGCTTTGCCCAGTATTGATCGTTCACCACCTCTGGAAAAGTATGTCCTCGTGGAAGGTTACTTCCTGAGGACTACTTATAGTATCTCTCCAGTTTACATCTcctccacacaagtcctccaggTCAGTGAGATCCTTCCTTCGGGCCAAGAGAAGGATTGTTAGATGTCATGCACAACAACATTAGACCACAAGCGGCCTTTTCATGGAAGTGTAGCACAAGACATATTTTTGACTTTGTACAAGCGACAAGCAGGATGTCTCACGACGTTGACTGAGATTTGAAAATGTGCAGCTACCCCCTGACACTGTCAGGGATGTGTTACCCCGAAAAATTAGTGGGTTGTAACCTCGCAAATGGGCCCACTGTGATACGTCTGGGCCCACCAGCATATTAATTGTTTGAATGTATTGTTTCTTGTTCATTTAATGCTCCATTAATAGAGAATAATTTTCATTACTCCTTGTTAGAGAATTAATTATCCCCGGCTATCTATAAATAGGGATATGACATACATTGTAAAGGATCCCAGTTTTTTTGTGTTCAGAGCACTGCTAAAACGCTGCATGAACTCAATAGATGCTTGAACACCCACGATTCTCAAATCCTAATACAATTGACTCATGGAATAGAGTTAATTAATAACATGAACGACGTAAATATCTGTGTCTCCTACATTTTTTTAAGCTTTTATTTAATTGGTTGTTAGCGAAAAAACTAGTCAACAAACATATTACTCATTATAAAAAGAAGTAAATACACATCTACTCATATAAGCAGATAATCGTAATTAGAGAGACATCTAGACGTACCCTAATTAATCTCCTCTTCTAAAGAAAGGTCAAAATGTTTTGTTCAAAAAACAAATATTCTTAGGGAAAATGTAATGATTTTAAAATTAGTGGAAAAATCTTGGTGCCCCTAATTGAAGATTATTGGGTGCATTTTTGTTAATCTTCATACTTGCGGAGCCTTCTAGTTTTAATTATGAATTTTTACTTCTGTTGAATATGTTATTGGTAACCAATATAATTTGTAGTCACAACTCAAACAACCCCATGTGAAAGGCCACCTATACTCTTTATAACTTCAACTTGGTCTAACCTATAATTAGGACCTCATCCAATAAGAATTTTCCTTGTATATATAAACAGAGTACTATTTTCCAGAGTCAAATTAAAGGAAAAAAGTTTACATTAAATGGAGAACAAGACAACATATAAAAGTATGAAAGAGTTGACAATAGTTAAAGAATGATGGAACATCTCTATTAAACACTTTAAAATTTTGTCAAATTTATTACATCAATAAACATTATTATGCATGATGAAATAAAAATCATTATTAGAATTCTATCTTTTACTTTTTGGTATATTCCAAGACATATGATAACAAGTTTAGGTCTAACTCTTATGAGTAGCAGTTGGCTGCATGAAGAAATAAGGAGGCCACAGGTTTTAAGATATGGTAAACATTTCTTTCTCtatcacaaaataaacataatGTGTAAAATATAGAATaactataaattaattaatgtaaTCTAGCTAATGCTATAAAACCataaacaaacaaaatatatatagacTAAAAAATGACCAATCAAATAAATATTCAAGGGGTACTTTTTGATAAAAATAGCCAGCGTATACAGTGGATATATATGGATGAAGAAATCAATGTAGATTTCTTCGTTGCTTATAGATAATTGATCACACCAATCCAAAACTACATCTAACTCTACTATAGCTATATGTATTTGTATATTCTATTTCCTTCTATATTTGACCTTGCTCTCTTTTCTCGATCTATCATGATGACATATTCCTCTTAATACAATATTACACTATACAAATCTAGATTTCTAATTAGATGGACAAACTGTCGTTTGACTACCTTTATAATGATAGTTATATAGAGCCAGCGGCCATTTTTACCATAATTTATTACAAGTCATTTACTATTTGATAAGGATGTGCaattaaactaatcaattttaTTCTAATTGTCATACTAGTTAATGAATCTAACTAAACCTACACACTTCTTTTTGTTTAGTTCTTAATTTGGCCCAATGAATTTTCTCTGCACATCTAACTAATCATGTCATTCCCTACtacttcatttatatatatatatatatatatatatatgatttcatTATGCTTTTACAAACTTTCGATAAGGACacatatttaattatgatttcatTATGTAGAGACAATATAGTACTATTTAATTTTACAGTTACTCTTGTACAAATTACAGTACGTAGTTAATTGGTCAATTGCGATTAATGGGGCAATTCCCTCTGACTGTGACTggtataatataataaaattagtagCACACTAGCTGAAAGTTATGTGcatgcattatatatatatatatatattatttgtatGAATGCATAATAGTATTGCTATGTGGTACCAGCCCGTAGTAATAATATTCAATGCATTTGAGGCAATGAGAAGAAACAAAGTAGGTCAAATTTTGCAACTCAGCTGTCTCGATATATTATTTGAAAGCAGCACCTTAATTGTATaccaatatatataaatatatttatatagttttaTTTCATATATAATGTGTAGGTAGAAGACATTTATACGATGATAtaagatacatatatatatataaataagcatAGTTGTAGAATTTGAAGAAATATGTGTGGTATtcccaaaatatatattaattataagatACTCAAACTCTAGTTTGTCACTTTCTTGCATTGTGTGCGTTACTTATTATAAGGATACGAGTATGTGGTCATTACTTGTTAATTAAATTTCGTTTGAACAAAGAatcagtttatttatttattatataattcAGACATATATATAATACTATCATTATCGATCCATGAATTTAGAAATTATATGATATTtgtatattattaataataaaaaaatactacTCACCTGAGATACAGAGATCTAGTCAGGAAAAAGCCGCTCAACAGATCGCAGAATAAGAAATCAATCTATTAAATTAAGTATATtagataattatatatatatatggagaaCATGTAAAGAGCTTATTATTATGACTAGCTCGAAGTCGACGCCGTGTGCAGTGTGAATGATTTTTTTGGTTGAATAtttctaaatatatatttatgtatgaaattattaataataataataagttgaaatattaaaataaataataaaagggatAAACTGCGCTGCGCAACTTAAGATCTGAACTATTTATTTTGAGGTTTCAACAGTGCAATCAACCTCTCTTACTTAATGTTAACTCCTCAGAGATGGTCGGCTCTCTACTACACCATATATATTTTATACCATTTTTGCAAAACTATCCCATTATTTTAGCCATATTTCAAACTGCACACCTTCAATTACTCTTATTATTGATGTGACAAAAACTCATTTATAAGAAAAGCcagaaattttattttattaaatagttCAGTTTTTAGTTATTTCTCGATACAtgatgtttttttatataaaaaatgtgtagatactAAAATGATTAGTTTTAatggtttgttttgttaaatttaaatgaatattctaaatattttacagaatatatatttaaaattaattaaaaatatatttatattaattattttaatataaattaaaatattataatataaatttcaaatgttataaaatatcattattataataatataatacaatactaaatatttaataattatattaatataaatttaaatgttataaattattattatgataataatatatactcTTAATTtaatactaattatattaatttgaattcaaatattttaaaatattattatgataataatatttaatacaagactagatatttaatacttatattaatataaatttaaatattataaatatcataataataataattttattaaaaaaaattatcatatatgtTTAAGAGATTAtcgtattatatatatacattttaaaaaatcataaaaaaatattttagtttaattttttatttaatatgtttatgtcatttttttatatataatattttttaattatttgaaatttatatgacaatgatacaaattttatacaagactagatatttaatacatatattaatataaatttaaatattataaatatcattataataataataaataatacataatcttaatttttattaaaaaaattatgatttatgtttaaaaatattatcatattatatatatatacattttaaaaaatcataaaaataatttggtttaattttttatttaatatgtttatgtttttcttttatataatattatttaattatttaaaatttatatgacaatgatacaaatttaataaaaataattaataaattctataaataaaactaagtaaacgtacCTCGCACGTTACTTCTatctagtataaatatatatgtatggcAACCAATTATatgcgtgtatatatatatatatatattcttgataATACACTTAATTACGTGGGTtataaaaatagatatatatatatattcatatttatgTATGGATGAATAATGGGCATGGGTTgtcaataaattatatatatataatatggatCCATTTTGGTGCTGCCAAAAAATCTggataatttttttcaaaatcttttttatgtgattatgtatattgtagttatttaagacactttgcaaatttttaagaaattccaaataatttactaTGCTGAAAAGTAAGATTCAAACATTTAAATTTTACACACGTATAGATGAGCATGCTTGCAACAAAGCTATTTGAATCTTATTTTGGATACtgcaaattattcaaaatttcttaaaaatttacaaGATGTCTTAAATAACTACCATGTATaccattatataattttttttcaattataaatatttaggtgccaaaaataactcaaaaataaaaACTGGTTACACCGTTGCAGTAAAAAAAAAGAGGTTGCACCGTAGATTATGATTATGCACCTTATATATAATCATAATACTAATCTAATTATTAATTTCTAAAGTTTAGACCAATCAAAATCTTCCAATAATGCCATGAGATTGAAGGTAGGTAGCTACTACCTCGTTCATTTGAACTTGGTTGACTTAATAATTGGTTCCACATATTTTTGCagaattacaaaaataaaaaaaaaattcaaaactcattattgttttgtgtggtcAAATAAGATAACTTGAATATTATTAGATATATATTTGTTATGAACCCACATAATATAGTTTCACTTTCAAGTAAAAGTTAACATGTGATCCCATCGCTTTACTTAGTTTACTATATCGTCTATATacaaacttaattttttttctcactaATAAAGATATTACTTAATTGTCAGTCGTTATATAAAATTCGACACATACATGTGTAATTTTATGcaagaaaaaacaataaaatatcagGTTAATTAATTAGTAATTATTCTGTTCTCCATTCTTACTTGGTCATATTATATATGTTTCGTACATAATTAGATTAACATGCTTGCAATACCTAATCCATCTAATAAAATAATGTCAAATAAAAATATAGTTGGGGTTAGATATATTAATACATCCAAATATATAGagtcaaatttatttttttaaaaatatcatcaTCACTAGTTTTCTTGTATGTATGGATTGCATGTATTTAATTAACAGCTAGGAAGGCTAGCAGATCATGCATTCCAATTGATCATTTGactttaatttttcatttttttaaaattaaaaaacacatattcattaaataataaaaaatcaacTTTGGACTTTTCacctttcctcttcttcttcaacTTATATAAAAACTCCATGAATGTGTTACTCTCAACTTCCCCCAAAACAAAAGCTTAATCAGCAGCCATGGAAGAGTTTCCACCGCACCATTTCTTGTGCCCAATATCAAGAGAGGTCATGAAGGAGCCTGTCACAATTTTCAGCGGCGTCACCTACGATCGAACCAGCATCGAAAAATGGTTCTTCACTTACAAGAAGAAGACATGTCCAGCCACCATGCAGAAAGCTTCCGATTTCACCCTAACTCCCAATCACACTCTCAACCGCCTCATTCTCTCTTGGGAATCTCCCAAGAACAACACGACGtcgtctccttcttcttcttcttcttcttcttcgaatGGTAAACAAGAACACATGGTTGAGCTTCTCAGCGCCATAGATTCCTCTCCGTTTAAGGTCCGATCTTTGAAAGAATTAAGTTCTCTTCTTCAGATTAATGGCGACGACGCTGCCAAATCGGATTTGATCCGATCCAACGGCGTCCAAATCCTCTGTCGAATTTTGACGCAGATTCTTTTATCGGACGCATCTGATTTCGTTACGTTTCGAGCTTGTGAAGAAGCCATAGCCGTTCTATACCAGTTGGTTACTGTTGTTGTTATTGTATCagaaaaagaagaggagaaaTTAGTGTTTGATTTATTGTCTCAACCAGACTCGATGAGATCCATGGCGATCATGCTCCAAAGAGCAAGCGCCGAGACAAGGCTCCACACTCTCTCGATTCTCCGAAACATCGCGAAGAAGACCGATTACGATTGGAACTCAGACGCCGCGGTAATCATTCATCAAGGAACAGATTTCTTCAAATCTTTGTTGGAGCTCGTCTCTGATCAAATCAGCACCAAGGCGAGCTCAGCAGCGCTAGAGGTTTTGATAGAGATTCTAAGCAAGTCGAAGAAGAGCAGGCTTCGAGCGATCGAGGCCGGCGCGGTGTGTGTCCTCGTCGAGCTTCTGCCGGAGTCGAACCGATCGAGATGCGAGAAAATGCTGTACTTGACGAAGCTAGTGTGCGAATGCGCGGAGGGGAGGACAGCGCTGGTGGAGCATGGGATGGGAATCGCGGCGGTGTCGAAGAAGATGTTGGAGGTGTCGAGGACGGCGACGAAGGTGGCTGTGAAGGTACTGAATTTGGTGAGTTGTTTTCATGGGAATGAGAAGGTGTTGGAGGAGATGGTGATGTGTGGAGCGGTGAAGAAGCTGGTGGCGCTGCTTCATATGGATGGCAGAAGCTCAACCAAAGAAAAGGTTGTGAAGATGTTCAAGTTGCATGCCAATTCATGGAAACGATACCCTTGTTTTGCCATTCACTTCAACGAATATTTGGGCTTAATTGTTAATAGTAATAACAACACTTATAACAGTATTTCCATCTAATTGAATTTTCCCTCACATTTTTggatattcaaaatttaaatgtgCCATACTGCTGTTACATATGTAAGATCATactttaacaaaaaaaaacaaaaaaaaaaagaaaagaaaaaatgttaTAATAGAAATATAACATgactattataaaatatatatagtttgatGTTATTACGTATAAgcattattgttgttatttgagGTTTGAATTGTGTGGCTGGCCTTTTATTGTTTTGTTGATTATGACTTAATTCCGCAAAAGTTTGAATCAAATTTGTAGTTTTCATTTGATATTATTACTTGTGTTATTCAAATTACTACATTTGGATTTTGTGATAATAAATTGAGAAAGATAGAGAAGTTTGACGGCATTTATCATCGATCATGTGATCAATTCAATGTGTAAGAAATTAAAATATCATCAGTAAATAGTTTTCTAGTCTCTaacaatatattaaaaatttgtCACTTCATCTAAAattctgaagatgaagaaaaaataaagatgagttattttttcttattaattttcattttcattttcttttttactTATTATTAAGTGTGAAAGATTTGATATAATGATTAAAAACAAATAGCACAAGATGATCTTTATTCAAACCTAATCCAATGGAGAGAGATATATAAGTTAAGTGTTACCGGAAATTTGTTTTGGTATGCATAAAATTGATTTTACATTGGGTGATGTTTAAACTTGTCTGATATAACATTCGTGATTCTATATGGTTGGTAATTAAAAAAATCTAGAGAAAAGGCGGCTAAATTACTTGTGTAGTTTGATTTGTAGCTCTTAATTAGTGATTATGTAAAAATTTCGATGGTAAAACTCCTTACTGTAATTAAGCGTTATTCTTGGTTCTACATGGTTtgtaattaaagaaaaagctAGAGAAAATGCAGCAAAATTACTTGTGTTAAATTTGTAGCTCTAATTGTTCAAGTGCATTTGATGGCGAAACTCCTTGTGGTCAAAAATTGGGTTCAGTTATAGTTAAATCTGATCcggaaatttatattaaaaataaataaaaattatttacatTTCTAAACCCTTTAaatatattaaacaaaaaattaattttaaataaaaaataatttcttaaaaacaaTAGATCAatgtattgtaaaaaaaaaactaaaccgaACCTAATTCTAAACCATTTTCAGCCAAAAAAAATCaaagggtctgattggttcgcgattagaaaactgtatttttgaaaagtgggattctgaaatgaaaatctgaatttagtgactgaaaacatgtttctgaaaatgtgattggttcaatgtcagttaactgtttttgagttttaaaaaactgaatctgtgattgggattaaatttgaaaatataacagaaactgaatacgtgattgatttagctgaaagtaaaatttaattatattgataaattaaaatttaataatagtgcattaattaaattcataacaatattgcattgtcattaactttgattttttttatattaaagttatatttttttagggcatgat from the Humulus lupulus chromosome X, drHumLupu1.1, whole genome shotgun sequence genome contains:
- the LOC133803685 gene encoding E3 ubiquitin-protein ligase PUB23-like is translated as MEEFPPHHFLCPISREVMKEPVTIFSGVTYDRTSIEKWFFTYKKKTCPATMQKASDFTLTPNHTLNRLILSWESPKNNTTSSPSSSSSSSSNGKQEHMVELLSAIDSSPFKVRSLKELSSLLQINGDDAAKSDLIRSNGVQILCRILTQILLSDASDFVTFRACEEAIAVLYQLVTVVVIVSEKEEEKLVFDLLSQPDSMRSMAIMLQRASAETRLHTLSILRNIAKKTDYDWNSDAAVIIHQGTDFFKSLLELVSDQISTKASSAALEVLIEILSKSKKSRLRAIEAGAVCVLVELLPESNRSRCEKMLYLTKLVCECAEGRTALVEHGMGIAAVSKKMLEVSRTATKVAVKVLNLVSCFHGNEKVLEEMVMCGAVKKLVALLHMDGRSSTKEKVVKMFKLHANSWKRYPCFAIHFNEYLGLIVNSNNNTYNSISI